The Carcharodon carcharias isolate sCarCar2 chromosome 2, sCarCar2.pri, whole genome shotgun sequence genomic sequence ttgaggtcagtggcGAGTGCTGCAAAATTCAGACCAATAATCTGACCGCTCAGTGAACTAACAGGATAGGGATTTATATTTAAGAATCAAGTTTAGCCTCCGTGTCCTAGCACTTGACAGCAGTGAGCAAAAAGTTGGCAGTATTGGAAGATTAGAAAATTATGAACATATACAATTTATAAATTAAAATATAAACACTTGAAAATTATAATTCAGGGAAGACGGCACTAAACAAATAAAAATGAGAGCTTTCCTTTAGAAAGAACAGCTGGAACTAATATATCAATTATAGTTAAGTCTCAGCTGATGATGGAATCTGCCTTAGGATCAAGTCTGTCATACTTTACACAGCAGCAATACAGGCTGGGATGGCCAGGGGAGACagcatgctggaatagattaggCTTGCAGGCCATGAGTTTTGTAACATTGGGGCTGGAGTGCGATTGAAGGCTGTCCGATTTATGCAATCATTCCTTTTAACAGTGAAGTATGAAAGTAGCTTaataaaattatttaaaataaaaggaTGGCTGCTAACTGTCGGTGCATAAGAGCCCAGCTACAAAGAACCAAGCTCAGGAAAAAGAACAAGTGATAAGTCCAGGAACCCTGTGAAGACAGAAAATCTATGTATAAAAAAGGTATTTTAAGATGTGGTAGGGGCTTATTGTTACATTGAGAATTGTTTCAGAACTGGAGTTTTTTGTGTGTATTATTTTATAGATTAATTTTTTGGGTGAATAGGAAATTAACAAGCCTGCCACAGTCTTTTTTAGATCAGCAATTTATATCCTACTGCAATGCTCAGGGGGGAAGAAAAAAATTAATTCCATCCTCAACTCGCTTTGTCAATTAGTCAGTAAATAGCTTTACAGGTATTAGATCTGTGAGAGCATGTATCTTGAAGTATCAGTAAGGTCTCTGTTTACCTTGTGCCATCACATGATAGGTTGCTTCATTGAATTTGCTGTGTTATTGTGATGGGTAAGCCACTGTCTTGTTTAAATAGCTATCTGGATAATTTCTCGCACAACCCATGATGTAAATGATTCTCAGACCTTCAGCTTACCACAAGCATTGTCACAGAGCAATTTTACCTCAACCCATCTGGTAGGTAACTTATATGATTAAATCATACACCCATTTCACACACTGCCTGCCTGATTTTACTTTCCATAGAACTTaatgaaaagcaaaataaaagaGTGTAAAATGAGCAGCTGATCTGATCATACTGATTTCTCACAGCACCAGTAGGTTAAAGCTAATCCATAGTCTGGTACAACACTCCTTGTTATGTGCTCTTGAAAGGTCCTGAAAGGTCATATGTTAAAACAGATATAAATGGTGATACATCTTTTGCAGTCATTTAGCAGTTCAAATAGAAAAGAAGCTGGTATACATTTCACTCTAATTCTATTTGAATAATTGTTCGTTTTCCATCACTGCATCTGTTGAGTGTTCACAAAAATGCTTGAATTGAAAGCATTATATGTCAACTCCAGCAACCATTTTAATCAGGAATGAACATGTACTTCACGAGTAACTGGTAATTGACATTAAGGTGATCCATTGTTAATTTTATATTAGCAACATTAGGGCAGCATTCCAGTTCTACAAACACATTTTGTTTTCTGCAGATTCTGTCATTTTCAAAAAATATTCCTGAAACCAATCCCCCCAtctcaaaaaattaaattatcAGAATCTTAGACCATAATTTGCTTAAGATCAGTATGTATTCTGTAAACAATAAAGAAGCATGCCAACTGTTACATAGCAGCCCCATGAGCAGCCAGCCAGACTTGCTGATATACCATGCAGGTAGATTTGTAAGCGTTATTGTTGGTAGGGGTTACTGAACTGAATAATGGCATAGCGTCCACTGATCATCCATTCAGTATCAGAGACTGCCAGCTGCTCACCTTGCCCAGGCTTTAAGCCAACCTGAATATCAGCTTTCAGTGTTCTTAAGCTACAAAGTGGTGCGGGCTGAAACCCGCGTAGAGCAGTGTCAAAAGAAACCGTATAGCTCCATTTTCTGTCTCCTGTTAGTTTCCTATAGTTCAGGTCTCCCTTAAAAAAGATCAAATTTGACTTCTGTAATTCAGCATACAGATCATCTGCAACCAGAGGCATGTCACAAAACTCGTGAGGGAGGGTCCAGAAAGGGTGATTGTGATAAACCCAAATACCTTGTTTCACATTCTTTGCCCACATCACACCACTTTTGGACATCTGCATTTGATTGGCTGCCTGCATCTTCTTTAGTGTCCAATCAAAATCTTTCTTGGTTGTATCAGAAACAAACCAAGGTATGCTTTTGCCATGAAAGTGTATCACATCAGCCAGTTGAGAAGTAATGAGAAAATCTGCTAGTACCAAGTCTGTCACCAGCTCAAATCCAGAATTGTCAAGGACAATATCTATTCGGGTGCATGTTGGTTTTGAGGTTTTGTTTTTCTTATTATTAATGAGGAGTTCCCAAACAACTTCAGAATCATCTACCAGGATGGAAGGCTTCAAAGATTCTAGAGAAGTTAATGGATTGAACTTCTGAGAGTTGTCCTGGCCAGAAGAAATGGAAAGGTCACATCTGTTTCCCCAAAGTGCAACCTAGGTTTTAAAAAAACATCATAAGCTATCAAGAATATCTTCTCACAGCACAGGAAATTAAAATGTTGACACAGTGTCCAGAATGACTCCAGGAACCTTATTTTCCACGTTAAAAAATTACTTCTTCCTTCTGAAGATTATGAGAACAAACAGAAATGAAATAGTGAACTACGTTCACTTTGAAGTGAACCTTGATTTCGTATTGTGTAACTTAACAAAAGCTGTTGACAGCATGTGACATAAAATCCACATCCATTTTTTTCAAAACTTGAATATTGCAGTAAGAAATAAGAACAGTTCAATTTTTAACAATGCAGACTTATTGCCATGACGCCTCAGAAATACAAAAATAGTGACCTGTAAATCAAAAGCATTACTAATGGATATTCCACTCAGCCGAAACCTTTTGGAAAAAAGGATTGATATCATAATTGGACTTTGGACATCTTTAAAAATCACTAGTTGAGATTTTGCCTCCTCCCCTATCATTCCTAAGTGACGCAAGAACTGAAATATTCCATAGAAGGGTGTTCAAACCGTATTTGGTGGGTCACATATGGTCAAAAGCTCCTCTTGAAGCCCAAGTAAATTATTGGTCcttttgtgtattttttttttatttaattgtttgtCTATTTTAATTTTCTGGGCCTGGGGAATTTGCAAAGCGATGTGTTTTGCACTGTTCAATAAATCCCAATTCAGAACACCAAAAATCGGTTAGAATCAGCAACTTAAGATACAATAAatcattgggaaaatcaaattaaatATCAAGGTTCCATTTAATGCACTGATACAGGCCATGAAGGCAAAGTGCCTCAGAGTTTTTCAATATTTTGATGACTACCTGTACAGCTTTGAATTCAGTTTGTAATAATGTGTTATTCATGCAGTTGCTTTTAAGAAAATACTTCTTTAATGTGTgatgaacaatgtataatttttaagttAAATTTTTATACATGTGCATTTTTGTGTTAAGGAAggtaaaatggtttcagtttcatgtAGGTGATTTATGAGCCTTGATTCCTAGAAGTCTGGATGGATCTGTAGCTGGAAGATCagtcttttgggtttgtttatatatacacacacattttgatgaggttttacaacccctgaagttaaagagatgAGTTAAAAAGGAATTAGAAATTTAGTGATTTTGGGGAAAAAACCCAAAGTAGAAAAAACTGAGCTGTTGCCTAGTGACAGTGGTCAAATGacacagagaaagacagggaAGAGTTCAGTGTATATCAGGGAAAGAAGGCAGGATTTTAAGCTCTCTGATAATACTACTAGGCTATTGggagactgagtttagggaactcgtATGTTTGCTCTGCAGCTGAAGCAATAGTGAGTTTACAGTACGGTTTTGGGGGTCTCGGGAAAGATGCAAGTTGGGTGAAAAGCATCAAGTGGACGCACAAGAATTCACCGTTTGCAACTGTGCCAGTCTCAAGCGAGAAGCCTGTGTGTCAGGATAGTAGTAAAACTTCACTTGTTTATATGTCTGTAAATATATTGCTGGGTAAAGGAATAATGTGATTTGAATCATATTCTTGTGTTGATATTGAGATCTTTCTGATCTTTTTGTCTGATGTAATAtacttcatttttcttgtttaataaatgttttattctttgtgttaaaagttcatcagcagactcctctGAATTTGTTCAGTtactttcctccatggtttccaaaatataaacaaagttaggatttatcaagccAGATTTCATTCTGGGATCTGACGTGTCCAGTGTTAACATCAGCTAGGATCGTAACAAATGGAAGTTAAAGGGTAAAGCATCTCTTGCTGATTTTCCATGTGGTTCCCCAAATTATAAAAGATAGATGTCAATGGTGTGCATAAATAATTTATCCACTGTTAACTGTTTAAACAACCTGGGATTTGGCATTTTTGTGGAAATTTTGAGTTACCTAACAGTATGAAATTCAGCTCCAGAGACATCAGCCATAGAAAGAATGGGCTGAGGGCCAGTCTGCATTCATGATATGAGTGACTGCAACTGTCTCATGAAATACAaggtggatttttaaaatttcaaatacAAACTAAAAATGTTCCAGAACTTTTGATGTAAAGCATTTTCCTTACTGCAACCTAGTGTATCCCATCTGTTTTCACTCTGTTGAtacttttttatttttttgaTCTGCCTGTAGATTCCTTGAGCACGGAGGGAGGGGAAGTCTGACTGATCCCTGCTAACTAAGTGATCAATAATAAATTAATAATCACAAGATTACTGTACACCATGGAAATGACTGCAAAGGGCTGTACATGGATACTCATAATCTTTATGAATGATAATGTAAAGATGGGTCTAC encodes the following:
- the armt1 gene encoding damage-control phosphatase ARMT1 isoform X4, yielding MECYMYRRIQESLQLNPPMCDFDAFNEAKTQSFFASQQAVIAICTYFLEMKKKIECFKDTQLKTEFLLLMQVALWGNRCDLSISSGQDNSQKFNPLTSLESLKPSILVDDSEVVWELLINNKKNKTSKPTCTRIDIVLDNSGFELVTDLVLADFLITSQLADVIHFHGKSIPWFVSDTTKKDFDWTLKKMQAANQMQMSKSGVMWAKNVKQGIWVYHNHPFWTLPHEFCDMPLVADDLYAELQKSNLIFFKGDLNYRKLTGDRKWSYTVSFDTALRGFQPAPLCSLRTLKADIQVGLKPGQGEQLAVSDTEWMISGRYAIIQFSNPYQQ
- the armt1 gene encoding damage-control phosphatase ARMT1 isoform X3; translation: MSKLRNELQTDKPALPLTDGLPDTDLWNEYLDQQQARLDTGESPSWFKSPWLYMECYMYRRIQESLQLNPPMCDFDAFNEAKTQSFFASQQAVIAICTYFLEMKKKIECFKDTQLKTEFLLLMQVALWGNRCDLSISSGQDNSQKFNPLTSLESLKPSILVDDSEVVWELLINNKKNKTSKPTCTRIDIVLDNSGFELVTDLVLADFLITSQLADVIHFHGKSIPWFVSDTTKKDFDWTLKKMQAANQMQMSKSGVMWAKNVKQGIWVYHNHPFWTLPHEFCDMPLVADDLYAELQKSNLIFFKGDLNYRKLTGDRKWSYTVSFDTALRGFQPAPLCSLRTLKADIQVGLKPGQGEQLAVSDTEWMISGRYAIIQFSNPYQQ
- the armt1 gene encoding damage-control phosphatase ARMT1 isoform X2, with amino-acid sequence MDTFFEQHGQEGVEAEKRAISLMSKLRNELQTDKPALPLTDGLPDTDLWNEYLDQQQARLDTGESPSWFKSPWLYMECYMYRRIQESLQLNPPMCDFDAFNEAKTQSFFASQQAVIAICTYFLEMKKKIECFKDTQLKTEFLLLMQVALWGNRCDLSISSGQDNSQKFNPLTSLESLKPSILVDDSEVVWELLINNKKNKTSKPTCTRIDIVLDNSGFELVTDLVLADFLITSQLADVIHFHGKSIPWFVSDTTKKDFDWTLKKMQAANQMQMSKSGVMWAKNVKQGIWVYHNHPFWTLPHEFCDMPLVADDLYAELQKSNLIFFKGDLNYRKLTGDRKWSYTVSFDTALRGFQPAPLCSLRTLKADIQVGLKPGQGEQLAVSDTEWMISGRYAIIQFSNPYQQ
- the armt1 gene encoding damage-control phosphatase ARMT1 isoform X1, whose product is MAARPRMMPGAEVPDSLSAKYTGSFAYFTVKDRLPQILTKAIDTVHRNMDTFFEQHGQEGVEAEKRAISLMSKLRNELQTDKPALPLTDGLPDTDLWNEYLDQQQARLDTGESPSWFKSPWLYMECYMYRRIQESLQLNPPMCDFDAFNEAKTQSFFASQQAVIAICTYFLEMKKKIECFKDTQLKTEFLLLMQVALWGNRCDLSISSGQDNSQKFNPLTSLESLKPSILVDDSEVVWELLINNKKNKTSKPTCTRIDIVLDNSGFELVTDLVLADFLITSQLADVIHFHGKSIPWFVSDTTKKDFDWTLKKMQAANQMQMSKSGVMWAKNVKQGIWVYHNHPFWTLPHEFCDMPLVADDLYAELQKSNLIFFKGDLNYRKLTGDRKWSYTVSFDTALRGFQPAPLCSLRTLKADIQVGLKPGQGEQLAVSDTEWMISGRYAIIQFSNPYQQ